The Eleutherodactylus coqui strain aEleCoq1 chromosome 13, aEleCoq1.hap1, whole genome shotgun sequence genome includes a window with the following:
- the SMURF2 gene encoding E3 ubiquitin-protein ligase SMURF2 isoform X1, whose translation MSNQGTRRNGPVKLRLTVLCAKNLVKKDFFTGLPDPFAKVVVDGSGQCHSTDTVKNTLDPKWNQHYDLYIGKSDSITISVWNHKKIHKKQGAGFLGCVRLLSNAINRLKDTGYQRLDLCKLGPNDSDTVRGQIVVSLQSRDRIGTGGQVVDCSRLFDNDLPDGPGLGFLEIALTALSLPCLDRSWEERRTASGRIQYLNHITRTTQWERPTRPASEYSSPGRPLSCFVDENTPITGTNGASSGQSADPRLAERRVRSQRHRNYMSRTHLHTPPDLPEGYEQRTTQQGQVYFLHTQTGVSTWHDPRVPRDLSNINCEELGPLPPGWEIRNTATGRVYFVDHNNRTTQFTDPRLSANLHLVLNRQNQLKDHQQQQQQQQQQVVSLCQLPDDVDCLTVPRYKRDLVQKLKILRQELSQQQPQAGHCRIEVSREEIFEESYRQVMKMRPKDLWKRLMIKFRGEEGLDYGGVAREWLYLLSHEMLNPYYGLFQYSRDDIYTLQINPDSAVNPEHLSYFHFVGRIMGMAVFHGHYIDGGFTLPFYKQLLGKPITLDDMESVDPDLHNSLVWILENDITAVLDHTFCVEHSAFGELIQHELKPNGKSIAVTEETKKEYVRLYVNWRFLRGIEAQFLALQKGFNEVIPQHLLKTFDEKELELIVCGLGKIDVSDWKSNTRLKHCTPDSNIVKWFWKAVESFDEERRARLLQFVTGSSRVPLQGFKALQGAAGPRLFTIHQIDANTNNLPKAHTCFNRIDIPPYETYEKLYEKLLTAIEETCGFAVE comes from the exons tgctcTGTGCGAAAAACCTGGTGAAGAAGGATTTTTTCA CAGGACTCCCTGATCCTTTTGCCAAGGTGGTAGTGGACGGGTCTGGGCAATGCCACTCCACAGACACCGTGAAGAACACTCTGGACCCCAAGTGGAACCAGCACTATGACCT ATACATTGGTAAATCAGACTCTATTACAATCAGCGTGTGGAACCACAAGAAGATTCACAAGAAGCAGGGAGCAGGATTCTTGGGCTGCGTTCGCCTTCTCTCTAATGCCATCAACCGTCTCAAGGACACCGGCT ATCAGCGCCTGGATTTATGCAAGCTTGGTCCAAATGATAGCGACACTGTGCGGGGGCAGATAGTAG TTAGTCTTCAGTCCCGGGATCGGATAGGCACCGGAGGGCAGGTGGTTGACTGCAGCCGACTATTTGACAATGACTTACCAGATGG GCCGGGCCTCGGTTTCCTGGAAATAGCACTGACTGCTTTATCTCTTCCGTGTCTGGATCGTAGCTGGGAGGAAAGAAGAACAGCCTCGGGACGCATTCAGTACCTAAACCACATCACCCGGACCACCCAGTGGGAGCGGCCAACGCG ACCAGCATCTGAGTACTCCAGTCCTGGGAGGCCTCTGAGCTGCTTCGTGGACGAGAACACGCCCATCACGGGTACTAATGGCGCAAGCAGCGGGCAGAGCGCAGACCCCCGACTTGCAGAAAGGAGAGTCCGGTCACAACGACACAGGAATTACATGAGCAGAACACATTTGCACACCCCGCCTGACCTACCGGAGGGATATG AGCAGAGAACCACGCAGCAAGGGCAGGTATATTTCCTACATACACAGACTGGCGTCAGCACGTGGCATGACCCCCGGGTGCCCAG GGATCTTAGTAACATCAACTGTGAGGAGCTGGGGCCACTTCCTCCAGGCTGGGAGATCCGTAATACCGCAACAGGGAGAGTCTACTTTGTGGATCATAATAACCGGACCACACAGTTCACCGACCCCCGGCTGTCCGCCAACCTCCACCTTGTACTTAA CCGCCAAAACCAGCTCAAAGaccaccagcagcaacaacagcaacagcagcagcaggtgGTGTCTCTATGCCAGCTCCCCGATGACGTCGACTGTCTGACCGTCCCTCGCTACAAGAGAGATCTGGTGCAGAAGCTGAAGATCCTGAGGCAGGAGCTCTCCCAGCAACAGCCACAGGCCGGGCATTGCCGCATTGAGGTGTCCCGAGAGGAGATCTTCGAG GAATCCTACCGGCAGGTCATGAAAATGAGGCCGAAGGATCTATGGAAGAGACTGATGATCAAATTCCGCGGAGAGGAAGGTTTAGACTACGGTGGGGTCGCCAG GGAGTGGCTTTACCTGCTGTCTCACGAAATGTTAAATCCTTATTACGGCCTCTTCCAGTATTCCCGGGATGACATCTATACACTACAGATCAACCCAGACTCTGCTGTCAACCCG GAACATCTCTCGTACTTCCACTTCGTTGGGCGGATCATGGGCATGGCGGTGTTTCACGGTCACTACATAGACGGAGGCTTCACACTCCCCTTCTATAAGCAGCTGCTCGGAAAGCCCATCACGCTGGACGACATGGAGTCTGTAGACCCCGACCTCCATAACAGCCTCGTCTGGATACT AGAGAACGACATAACAGCTGTGCTGGATCACACTTTCTGCGTGGAGCATAGTGCTTTTGGCGAGCTCATCCAGCATGAACTGAAGCCCAATGGCAAAAGCATCGCAGTCACGGAAGAAACCAAAAAGGAATATGTCAG GCTCTATGTGAACTGGAGGTTCCTGCGTGGCATCGaggcacagttcctggccctgcaGAAGGGGTTTAATGAGGTCATCCCACAGCATCTGCTCAAGACATTTGATGAGAAGGAGCTGGAG CTGATAGTCTGTGGACTCGGTAAGATTGACGTGTCTGACTGGAAGTCCAACACCCGATTAAAACATTGCACCCCGGACAGCAACATCGTTAAGTGGTTCTGGAAGGCGGTGGAGTCGTTTGATGAGGAGCGGAGAGCGAGATTGCTACAATTTGTCACAGGATCATCAAGAGTCCCTCTGCAAGGCTTCAAAGCACTGCAAG GTGCAGCTGGTCCGCGGCTCTTCACCATCCATCAGATCGATGCCAACACCAATAACCTGCCCAAGGCACATACCTG
- the SMURF2 gene encoding E3 ubiquitin-protein ligase SMURF2 isoform X3 yields MSNQGTRRNGPVKLRLTVLCAKNLVKKDFFTGLPDPFAKVVVDGSGQCHSTDTVKNTLDPKWNQHYDLYIGKSDSITISVWNHKKIHKKQGAGFLGCVRLLSNAINRLKDTGYQRLDLCKLGPNDSDTVRGQIVVSLQSRDRIGTGGQVVDCSRLFDNDLPDGWEERRTASGRIQYLNHITRTTQWERPTRPASEYSSPGRPLSCFVDENTPITGTNGASSGQSADPRLAERRVRSQRHRNYMSRTHLHTPPDLPEGYEQRTTQQGQVYFLHTQTGVSTWHDPRVPRDLSNINCEELGPLPPGWEIRNTATGRVYFVDHNNRTTQFTDPRLSANLHLVLNRQNQLKDHQQQQQQQQQQVVSLCQLPDDVDCLTVPRYKRDLVQKLKILRQELSQQQPQAGHCRIEVSREEIFEESYRQVMKMRPKDLWKRLMIKFRGEEGLDYGGVAREWLYLLSHEMLNPYYGLFQYSRDDIYTLQINPDSAVNPEHLSYFHFVGRIMGMAVFHGHYIDGGFTLPFYKQLLGKPITLDDMESVDPDLHNSLVWILENDITAVLDHTFCVEHSAFGELIQHELKPNGKSIAVTEETKKEYVRLYVNWRFLRGIEAQFLALQKGFNEVIPQHLLKTFDEKELELIVCGLGKIDVSDWKSNTRLKHCTPDSNIVKWFWKAVESFDEERRARLLQFVTGSSRVPLQGFKALQGAAGPRLFTIHQIDANTNNLPKAHTCFNRIDIPPYETYEKLYEKLLTAIEETCGFAVE; encoded by the exons tgctcTGTGCGAAAAACCTGGTGAAGAAGGATTTTTTCA CAGGACTCCCTGATCCTTTTGCCAAGGTGGTAGTGGACGGGTCTGGGCAATGCCACTCCACAGACACCGTGAAGAACACTCTGGACCCCAAGTGGAACCAGCACTATGACCT ATACATTGGTAAATCAGACTCTATTACAATCAGCGTGTGGAACCACAAGAAGATTCACAAGAAGCAGGGAGCAGGATTCTTGGGCTGCGTTCGCCTTCTCTCTAATGCCATCAACCGTCTCAAGGACACCGGCT ATCAGCGCCTGGATTTATGCAAGCTTGGTCCAAATGATAGCGACACTGTGCGGGGGCAGATAGTAG TTAGTCTTCAGTCCCGGGATCGGATAGGCACCGGAGGGCAGGTGGTTGACTGCAGCCGACTATTTGACAATGACTTACCAGATGG CTGGGAGGAAAGAAGAACAGCCTCGGGACGCATTCAGTACCTAAACCACATCACCCGGACCACCCAGTGGGAGCGGCCAACGCG ACCAGCATCTGAGTACTCCAGTCCTGGGAGGCCTCTGAGCTGCTTCGTGGACGAGAACACGCCCATCACGGGTACTAATGGCGCAAGCAGCGGGCAGAGCGCAGACCCCCGACTTGCAGAAAGGAGAGTCCGGTCACAACGACACAGGAATTACATGAGCAGAACACATTTGCACACCCCGCCTGACCTACCGGAGGGATATG AGCAGAGAACCACGCAGCAAGGGCAGGTATATTTCCTACATACACAGACTGGCGTCAGCACGTGGCATGACCCCCGGGTGCCCAG GGATCTTAGTAACATCAACTGTGAGGAGCTGGGGCCACTTCCTCCAGGCTGGGAGATCCGTAATACCGCAACAGGGAGAGTCTACTTTGTGGATCATAATAACCGGACCACACAGTTCACCGACCCCCGGCTGTCCGCCAACCTCCACCTTGTACTTAA CCGCCAAAACCAGCTCAAAGaccaccagcagcaacaacagcaacagcagcagcaggtgGTGTCTCTATGCCAGCTCCCCGATGACGTCGACTGTCTGACCGTCCCTCGCTACAAGAGAGATCTGGTGCAGAAGCTGAAGATCCTGAGGCAGGAGCTCTCCCAGCAACAGCCACAGGCCGGGCATTGCCGCATTGAGGTGTCCCGAGAGGAGATCTTCGAG GAATCCTACCGGCAGGTCATGAAAATGAGGCCGAAGGATCTATGGAAGAGACTGATGATCAAATTCCGCGGAGAGGAAGGTTTAGACTACGGTGGGGTCGCCAG GGAGTGGCTTTACCTGCTGTCTCACGAAATGTTAAATCCTTATTACGGCCTCTTCCAGTATTCCCGGGATGACATCTATACACTACAGATCAACCCAGACTCTGCTGTCAACCCG GAACATCTCTCGTACTTCCACTTCGTTGGGCGGATCATGGGCATGGCGGTGTTTCACGGTCACTACATAGACGGAGGCTTCACACTCCCCTTCTATAAGCAGCTGCTCGGAAAGCCCATCACGCTGGACGACATGGAGTCTGTAGACCCCGACCTCCATAACAGCCTCGTCTGGATACT AGAGAACGACATAACAGCTGTGCTGGATCACACTTTCTGCGTGGAGCATAGTGCTTTTGGCGAGCTCATCCAGCATGAACTGAAGCCCAATGGCAAAAGCATCGCAGTCACGGAAGAAACCAAAAAGGAATATGTCAG GCTCTATGTGAACTGGAGGTTCCTGCGTGGCATCGaggcacagttcctggccctgcaGAAGGGGTTTAATGAGGTCATCCCACAGCATCTGCTCAAGACATTTGATGAGAAGGAGCTGGAG CTGATAGTCTGTGGACTCGGTAAGATTGACGTGTCTGACTGGAAGTCCAACACCCGATTAAAACATTGCACCCCGGACAGCAACATCGTTAAGTGGTTCTGGAAGGCGGTGGAGTCGTTTGATGAGGAGCGGAGAGCGAGATTGCTACAATTTGTCACAGGATCATCAAGAGTCCCTCTGCAAGGCTTCAAAGCACTGCAAG GTGCAGCTGGTCCGCGGCTCTTCACCATCCATCAGATCGATGCCAACACCAATAACCTGCCCAAGGCACATACCTG
- the SMURF2 gene encoding E3 ubiquitin-protein ligase SMURF2 isoform X2 yields MSNQGTRRNGPVKLRLTVLCAKNLVKKDFFRLPDPFAKVVVDGSGQCHSTDTVKNTLDPKWNQHYDLYIGKSDSITISVWNHKKIHKKQGAGFLGCVRLLSNAINRLKDTGYQRLDLCKLGPNDSDTVRGQIVVSLQSRDRIGTGGQVVDCSRLFDNDLPDGPGLGFLEIALTALSLPCLDRSWEERRTASGRIQYLNHITRTTQWERPTRPASEYSSPGRPLSCFVDENTPITGTNGASSGQSADPRLAERRVRSQRHRNYMSRTHLHTPPDLPEGYEQRTTQQGQVYFLHTQTGVSTWHDPRVPRDLSNINCEELGPLPPGWEIRNTATGRVYFVDHNNRTTQFTDPRLSANLHLVLNRQNQLKDHQQQQQQQQQQVVSLCQLPDDVDCLTVPRYKRDLVQKLKILRQELSQQQPQAGHCRIEVSREEIFEESYRQVMKMRPKDLWKRLMIKFRGEEGLDYGGVAREWLYLLSHEMLNPYYGLFQYSRDDIYTLQINPDSAVNPEHLSYFHFVGRIMGMAVFHGHYIDGGFTLPFYKQLLGKPITLDDMESVDPDLHNSLVWILENDITAVLDHTFCVEHSAFGELIQHELKPNGKSIAVTEETKKEYVRLYVNWRFLRGIEAQFLALQKGFNEVIPQHLLKTFDEKELELIVCGLGKIDVSDWKSNTRLKHCTPDSNIVKWFWKAVESFDEERRARLLQFVTGSSRVPLQGFKALQGAAGPRLFTIHQIDANTNNLPKAHTCFNRIDIPPYETYEKLYEKLLTAIEETCGFAVE; encoded by the exons tgctcTGTGCGAAAAACCTGGTGAAGAAGGATTTTTTCA GACTCCCTGATCCTTTTGCCAAGGTGGTAGTGGACGGGTCTGGGCAATGCCACTCCACAGACACCGTGAAGAACACTCTGGACCCCAAGTGGAACCAGCACTATGACCT ATACATTGGTAAATCAGACTCTATTACAATCAGCGTGTGGAACCACAAGAAGATTCACAAGAAGCAGGGAGCAGGATTCTTGGGCTGCGTTCGCCTTCTCTCTAATGCCATCAACCGTCTCAAGGACACCGGCT ATCAGCGCCTGGATTTATGCAAGCTTGGTCCAAATGATAGCGACACTGTGCGGGGGCAGATAGTAG TTAGTCTTCAGTCCCGGGATCGGATAGGCACCGGAGGGCAGGTGGTTGACTGCAGCCGACTATTTGACAATGACTTACCAGATGG GCCGGGCCTCGGTTTCCTGGAAATAGCACTGACTGCTTTATCTCTTCCGTGTCTGGATCGTAGCTGGGAGGAAAGAAGAACAGCCTCGGGACGCATTCAGTACCTAAACCACATCACCCGGACCACCCAGTGGGAGCGGCCAACGCG ACCAGCATCTGAGTACTCCAGTCCTGGGAGGCCTCTGAGCTGCTTCGTGGACGAGAACACGCCCATCACGGGTACTAATGGCGCAAGCAGCGGGCAGAGCGCAGACCCCCGACTTGCAGAAAGGAGAGTCCGGTCACAACGACACAGGAATTACATGAGCAGAACACATTTGCACACCCCGCCTGACCTACCGGAGGGATATG AGCAGAGAACCACGCAGCAAGGGCAGGTATATTTCCTACATACACAGACTGGCGTCAGCACGTGGCATGACCCCCGGGTGCCCAG GGATCTTAGTAACATCAACTGTGAGGAGCTGGGGCCACTTCCTCCAGGCTGGGAGATCCGTAATACCGCAACAGGGAGAGTCTACTTTGTGGATCATAATAACCGGACCACACAGTTCACCGACCCCCGGCTGTCCGCCAACCTCCACCTTGTACTTAA CCGCCAAAACCAGCTCAAAGaccaccagcagcaacaacagcaacagcagcagcaggtgGTGTCTCTATGCCAGCTCCCCGATGACGTCGACTGTCTGACCGTCCCTCGCTACAAGAGAGATCTGGTGCAGAAGCTGAAGATCCTGAGGCAGGAGCTCTCCCAGCAACAGCCACAGGCCGGGCATTGCCGCATTGAGGTGTCCCGAGAGGAGATCTTCGAG GAATCCTACCGGCAGGTCATGAAAATGAGGCCGAAGGATCTATGGAAGAGACTGATGATCAAATTCCGCGGAGAGGAAGGTTTAGACTACGGTGGGGTCGCCAG GGAGTGGCTTTACCTGCTGTCTCACGAAATGTTAAATCCTTATTACGGCCTCTTCCAGTATTCCCGGGATGACATCTATACACTACAGATCAACCCAGACTCTGCTGTCAACCCG GAACATCTCTCGTACTTCCACTTCGTTGGGCGGATCATGGGCATGGCGGTGTTTCACGGTCACTACATAGACGGAGGCTTCACACTCCCCTTCTATAAGCAGCTGCTCGGAAAGCCCATCACGCTGGACGACATGGAGTCTGTAGACCCCGACCTCCATAACAGCCTCGTCTGGATACT AGAGAACGACATAACAGCTGTGCTGGATCACACTTTCTGCGTGGAGCATAGTGCTTTTGGCGAGCTCATCCAGCATGAACTGAAGCCCAATGGCAAAAGCATCGCAGTCACGGAAGAAACCAAAAAGGAATATGTCAG GCTCTATGTGAACTGGAGGTTCCTGCGTGGCATCGaggcacagttcctggccctgcaGAAGGGGTTTAATGAGGTCATCCCACAGCATCTGCTCAAGACATTTGATGAGAAGGAGCTGGAG CTGATAGTCTGTGGACTCGGTAAGATTGACGTGTCTGACTGGAAGTCCAACACCCGATTAAAACATTGCACCCCGGACAGCAACATCGTTAAGTGGTTCTGGAAGGCGGTGGAGTCGTTTGATGAGGAGCGGAGAGCGAGATTGCTACAATTTGTCACAGGATCATCAAGAGTCCCTCTGCAAGGCTTCAAAGCACTGCAAG GTGCAGCTGGTCCGCGGCTCTTCACCATCCATCAGATCGATGCCAACACCAATAACCTGCCCAAGGCACATACCTG
- the SMURF2 gene encoding E3 ubiquitin-protein ligase SMURF2 isoform X4, translating to MSNQGTRRNGPVKLRLTVLCAKNLVKKDFFRLPDPFAKVVVDGSGQCHSTDTVKNTLDPKWNQHYDLYIGKSDSITISVWNHKKIHKKQGAGFLGCVRLLSNAINRLKDTGYQRLDLCKLGPNDSDTVRGQIVVSLQSRDRIGTGGQVVDCSRLFDNDLPDGWEERRTASGRIQYLNHITRTTQWERPTRPASEYSSPGRPLSCFVDENTPITGTNGASSGQSADPRLAERRVRSQRHRNYMSRTHLHTPPDLPEGYEQRTTQQGQVYFLHTQTGVSTWHDPRVPRDLSNINCEELGPLPPGWEIRNTATGRVYFVDHNNRTTQFTDPRLSANLHLVLNRQNQLKDHQQQQQQQQQQVVSLCQLPDDVDCLTVPRYKRDLVQKLKILRQELSQQQPQAGHCRIEVSREEIFEESYRQVMKMRPKDLWKRLMIKFRGEEGLDYGGVAREWLYLLSHEMLNPYYGLFQYSRDDIYTLQINPDSAVNPEHLSYFHFVGRIMGMAVFHGHYIDGGFTLPFYKQLLGKPITLDDMESVDPDLHNSLVWILENDITAVLDHTFCVEHSAFGELIQHELKPNGKSIAVTEETKKEYVRLYVNWRFLRGIEAQFLALQKGFNEVIPQHLLKTFDEKELELIVCGLGKIDVSDWKSNTRLKHCTPDSNIVKWFWKAVESFDEERRARLLQFVTGSSRVPLQGFKALQGAAGPRLFTIHQIDANTNNLPKAHTCFNRIDIPPYETYEKLYEKLLTAIEETCGFAVE from the exons tgctcTGTGCGAAAAACCTGGTGAAGAAGGATTTTTTCA GACTCCCTGATCCTTTTGCCAAGGTGGTAGTGGACGGGTCTGGGCAATGCCACTCCACAGACACCGTGAAGAACACTCTGGACCCCAAGTGGAACCAGCACTATGACCT ATACATTGGTAAATCAGACTCTATTACAATCAGCGTGTGGAACCACAAGAAGATTCACAAGAAGCAGGGAGCAGGATTCTTGGGCTGCGTTCGCCTTCTCTCTAATGCCATCAACCGTCTCAAGGACACCGGCT ATCAGCGCCTGGATTTATGCAAGCTTGGTCCAAATGATAGCGACACTGTGCGGGGGCAGATAGTAG TTAGTCTTCAGTCCCGGGATCGGATAGGCACCGGAGGGCAGGTGGTTGACTGCAGCCGACTATTTGACAATGACTTACCAGATGG CTGGGAGGAAAGAAGAACAGCCTCGGGACGCATTCAGTACCTAAACCACATCACCCGGACCACCCAGTGGGAGCGGCCAACGCG ACCAGCATCTGAGTACTCCAGTCCTGGGAGGCCTCTGAGCTGCTTCGTGGACGAGAACACGCCCATCACGGGTACTAATGGCGCAAGCAGCGGGCAGAGCGCAGACCCCCGACTTGCAGAAAGGAGAGTCCGGTCACAACGACACAGGAATTACATGAGCAGAACACATTTGCACACCCCGCCTGACCTACCGGAGGGATATG AGCAGAGAACCACGCAGCAAGGGCAGGTATATTTCCTACATACACAGACTGGCGTCAGCACGTGGCATGACCCCCGGGTGCCCAG GGATCTTAGTAACATCAACTGTGAGGAGCTGGGGCCACTTCCTCCAGGCTGGGAGATCCGTAATACCGCAACAGGGAGAGTCTACTTTGTGGATCATAATAACCGGACCACACAGTTCACCGACCCCCGGCTGTCCGCCAACCTCCACCTTGTACTTAA CCGCCAAAACCAGCTCAAAGaccaccagcagcaacaacagcaacagcagcagcaggtgGTGTCTCTATGCCAGCTCCCCGATGACGTCGACTGTCTGACCGTCCCTCGCTACAAGAGAGATCTGGTGCAGAAGCTGAAGATCCTGAGGCAGGAGCTCTCCCAGCAACAGCCACAGGCCGGGCATTGCCGCATTGAGGTGTCCCGAGAGGAGATCTTCGAG GAATCCTACCGGCAGGTCATGAAAATGAGGCCGAAGGATCTATGGAAGAGACTGATGATCAAATTCCGCGGAGAGGAAGGTTTAGACTACGGTGGGGTCGCCAG GGAGTGGCTTTACCTGCTGTCTCACGAAATGTTAAATCCTTATTACGGCCTCTTCCAGTATTCCCGGGATGACATCTATACACTACAGATCAACCCAGACTCTGCTGTCAACCCG GAACATCTCTCGTACTTCCACTTCGTTGGGCGGATCATGGGCATGGCGGTGTTTCACGGTCACTACATAGACGGAGGCTTCACACTCCCCTTCTATAAGCAGCTGCTCGGAAAGCCCATCACGCTGGACGACATGGAGTCTGTAGACCCCGACCTCCATAACAGCCTCGTCTGGATACT AGAGAACGACATAACAGCTGTGCTGGATCACACTTTCTGCGTGGAGCATAGTGCTTTTGGCGAGCTCATCCAGCATGAACTGAAGCCCAATGGCAAAAGCATCGCAGTCACGGAAGAAACCAAAAAGGAATATGTCAG GCTCTATGTGAACTGGAGGTTCCTGCGTGGCATCGaggcacagttcctggccctgcaGAAGGGGTTTAATGAGGTCATCCCACAGCATCTGCTCAAGACATTTGATGAGAAGGAGCTGGAG CTGATAGTCTGTGGACTCGGTAAGATTGACGTGTCTGACTGGAAGTCCAACACCCGATTAAAACATTGCACCCCGGACAGCAACATCGTTAAGTGGTTCTGGAAGGCGGTGGAGTCGTTTGATGAGGAGCGGAGAGCGAGATTGCTACAATTTGTCACAGGATCATCAAGAGTCCCTCTGCAAGGCTTCAAAGCACTGCAAG GTGCAGCTGGTCCGCGGCTCTTCACCATCCATCAGATCGATGCCAACACCAATAACCTGCCCAAGGCACATACCTG